In the Flavobacterium acetivorans genome, one interval contains:
- a CDS encoding lipocalin family protein has product MKKIIFLAAITLMLFSCKTSSITEKKLDRNSQVALKGNWVISAVTYPGSEYIKVNSFQLADSKCFEGSTWKFVSNNNKGNMALTKYDCPAFSSPITWFINANGEFILKILDAGEKARKVRDGYVLHIANQTESSFQLIDKINVGGKATDVVYQFQRAN; this is encoded by the coding sequence ATGAAAAAAATAATTTTTTTAGCGGCAATAACTTTAATGTTATTTTCGTGCAAAACGTCTTCAATTACTGAGAAGAAATTAGACAGAAATTCACAAGTTGCTTTAAAAGGGAACTGGGTAATTAGCGCAGTGACTTATCCTGGGTCAGAGTACATAAAAGTAAATAGCTTTCAATTGGCTGATTCCAAATGTTTCGAAGGAAGCACGTGGAAATTTGTTTCTAACAATAACAAAGGAAATATGGCCTTGACAAAATATGATTGTCCAGCGTTTAGCTCACCAATAACATGGTTTATCAATGCTAATGGAGAATTTATTTTGAAGATTTTGGATGCTGGTGAAAAAGCCAGAAAAGTAAGAGACGGTTATGTGTTGCACATCGCTAATCAAACCGAAAGTTCGTTTCAGTTGATTGATAAAATCAATGTGGGCGGAAAAGCAACCGATGTAGTATACCAGTTTCAAAGAGCAAATTAA
- a CDS encoding S9 family peptidase — protein sequence MKLKASFILFLCLGLSAFAQENLTYQKPSKSILDLADFERAPSVSMDTKKEYMLLTYRNTYKTLDDLNQEEMRLGGLRINPVTNISSTVTYINNLKIRKINAKNETQVSGLPENPRISNLSWSPNETKIAFSHTTATGVELWVIDVATAKATKLTAANVNANLGNPFSWFKDNESILVKMLPKNRAALLDAKKDLPLGPIISNADGSKSQNRTYQDLLKNKNDEANFENIITSELYKVNINGATTLFKSADMYAGEDFSPDGNYLMVTTIEKPFSYIVPLNRFPSKTVVYDKEGKMVKTVNEVPLFEIMPKGFMATRTGKRSMNWRSDKPATLSFVEALDQGDPANKVDFRDEISLWNAPFDATPTSMMKTKQRYGGIIWGNETTAIVVDQWYDTRNTKTYLINPSDANQAPKVISDRNSQDIYSDPGNFETIKNQYGKRVLAIENNNLFLIGAGFTKNGQFPFIDEFNLKTLKTKRLYTSTYKDKKEDLLSIEDFKKGTVLVQIQSKNDYPNYYFRNIKQNNKLTPITNFQNPFESIKNVSKEVIKYKRKDGVELSGTLYLPAGYDKVKKEKLPLLIWAYPAEYKDKNSAGQSSQNPNEFTFPYYGSFVYWVTKGYVVLDDAAFPIIGEGTTEPNDNFISQLVDNAEAAINAVDALGYINKKKVAIGGHSYGAFMTANLLTHSNLFACGIARSGAYNRTLTPFGFQSEQRNYWEVPQVYNTMSPFMNADKMKTPLLLVHGEADNNPGTFTLQTERYFQALKGLGAPARMVILPKESHGYVAKENILHLLWEQDQFLEKYLKN from the coding sequence ATGAAATTAAAAGCTAGCTTTATCTTATTTCTATGTCTCGGTTTATCTGCCTTTGCGCAAGAAAACCTAACATACCAAAAACCATCCAAATCCATCTTAGATTTGGCCGATTTCGAAAGAGCACCTTCTGTATCAATGGATACCAAAAAAGAATACATGCTTCTTACCTACAGAAACACTTATAAAACTTTAGACGATCTAAATCAAGAGGAAATGCGTTTAGGAGGTTTAAGAATTAATCCAGTTACCAATATTTCTAGTACGGTTACTTATATCAATAATTTAAAAATCAGAAAAATAAACGCCAAAAACGAAACTCAAGTTTCCGGCTTACCTGAAAACCCTCGCATCAGCAATTTATCTTGGTCACCTAATGAAACAAAAATTGCTTTTTCGCACACCACAGCTACAGGAGTAGAATTATGGGTTATTGATGTGGCTACCGCCAAAGCTACAAAATTGACGGCTGCAAATGTAAATGCGAATCTTGGAAATCCATTCAGCTGGTTCAAGGACAACGAAAGTATTTTAGTAAAAATGTTACCTAAAAACAGAGCTGCCTTATTGGATGCTAAAAAAGATTTGCCTTTGGGACCAATTATTTCCAATGCCGACGGTTCAAAATCGCAAAACAGAACTTATCAGGATCTTTTGAAAAACAAAAATGACGAAGCTAATTTTGAAAACATTATCACTTCTGAATTGTACAAAGTAAACATCAACGGGGCAACCACCTTATTCAAAAGCGCTGATATGTATGCCGGAGAAGATTTCTCCCCTGACGGAAACTACCTAATGGTAACCACCATTGAAAAACCGTTTTCGTACATTGTTCCTTTAAACCGTTTTCCATCAAAAACAGTAGTTTATGACAAAGAGGGTAAAATGGTAAAAACAGTGAATGAAGTTCCATTATTCGAAATTATGCCAAAAGGTTTTATGGCGACCAGAACAGGTAAAAGAAGTATGAACTGGAGAAGTGACAAGCCTGCAACTTTGTCTTTTGTAGAAGCATTAGACCAGGGAGACCCTGCTAACAAAGTAGATTTTAGAGACGAAATATCTTTATGGAATGCTCCTTTTGATGCTACCCCTACTTCAATGATGAAAACAAAACAACGTTATGGCGGAATTATTTGGGGAAATGAAACTACTGCTATTGTTGTTGACCAATGGTATGATACCCGAAATACCAAAACTTATTTAATCAACCCATCGGATGCTAACCAAGCGCCAAAAGTGATTTCGGACCGAAATTCGCAAGACATTTATTCTGATCCTGGAAATTTTGAAACGATTAAAAACCAATACGGAAAACGCGTATTAGCCATTGAAAACAATAATTTATTTTTAATAGGTGCTGGTTTTACTAAAAATGGTCAATTTCCATTCATCGATGAATTCAATTTAAAAACATTAAAAACCAAAAGACTTTATACCTCAACTTACAAAGACAAGAAGGAGGATTTATTGTCTATCGAAGATTTCAAAAAAGGAACTGTATTAGTTCAAATACAGTCTAAAAATGATTATCCGAATTATTATTTCAGAAATATCAAACAAAACAATAAACTAACACCAATCACCAATTTCCAAAATCCGTTTGAAAGCATCAAAAATGTGAGTAAAGAAGTGATTAAATACAAAAGAAAAGACGGAGTAGAATTATCCGGAACCTTGTATTTGCCTGCAGGTTATGACAAAGTGAAAAAAGAAAAATTACCTTTATTGATTTGGGCTTATCCAGCCGAATACAAAGACAAAAATTCAGCAGGACAAAGCAGCCAAAACCCAAATGAATTCACCTTTCCTTATTATGGCTCATTTGTGTATTGGGTGACCAAAGGATATGTTGTTTTAGACGATGCTGCCTTCCCAATTATTGGTGAAGGAACTACGGAACCAAATGATAATTTCATCTCTCAACTGGTAGACAATGCTGAGGCGGCTATTAATGCAGTTGACGCTTTGGGTTATATCAACAAGAAAAAAGTAGCCATTGGAGGACATTCATATGGTGCTTTTATGACCGCTAATTTATTGACCCATTCGAATCTTTTTGCTTGTGGAATTGCCCGTAGTGGAGCTTACAATAGAACGCTTACTCCTTTTGGATTCCAATCAGAGCAACGCAATTACTGGGAAGTACCGCAAGTGTACAACACCATGTCTCCATTTATGAATGCAGATAAAATGAAGACTCCTTTATTGTTAGTTCATGGTGAAGCCGACAATAATCCTGGGACTTTTACCCTTCAAACAGAGCGTTATTTCCAAGCATTAAAAGGACTTGGAGCGCCAGCCAGAATGGTAATCTTACCTAAAGAATCACACGGATATGTGGCAAAAGAAAACATCTTACACCTACTTTGGGAGCAAGATCAATTCTTAGAAAAATACTTAAAAAATTAA
- the argS gene encoding arginine--tRNA ligase, producing MTLSEILTPSIEKAVQALFDIAIDKVEFQATRKEFEGDITMVIFPLLKLVKSNPVELGNKIGNYLVENLAEVSRFNVVSGFLNIVISDEYYLNFFNEIKDEAKFGFVTPNPDDKAVMVEYSSPNTNKPLHLGHVRNNLLGYSVAEIIKASGKKVYKTQIINDRGIHICKSMLAWQKFGNGETPESTGQKGDKLVGNYYVAFDKAYKEEINQLMSEGKTEEEAKKQAPIILEAQEMLLKWEAGDEKVKALWKMMNQWVYDGFAITYKNLGVDFDCYYYESNTYLLGKDVVQIGLEKGVFEKDPDGSVWIDLTDEGLDRKIVLRSDGTAVYMTQDIGTAIQRVKDIPDVGGMVYTVGNEQDYHFKVLFLILKKLGFEWSENLFHLSYGMVDLPSGKMKSREGTVVDADDLMKEMADTAQNIAEDLGKLESYSVEEKAKLYNTIGLGALKYYILKVDPKKRILFNPEESVDFAGNTGPFIQYTYARIQSIIRKANFDFSVKSEIVTLHEKEKELVKQLELFPEVIQNAAQHHSPALLANFTYDLVREYNSFYQAVPILGEDDLNKKIFRVQLSKKVADTIAASFSLLGINVPERM from the coding sequence ATGACATTATCAGAAATTCTTACGCCCTCTATTGAAAAAGCAGTCCAAGCTTTATTTGACATTGCAATTGACAAAGTTGAATTTCAGGCGACACGGAAAGAATTTGAAGGTGATATCACGATGGTTATTTTTCCCTTATTAAAATTGGTCAAAAGCAATCCGGTAGAATTAGGAAATAAAATTGGGAATTATTTAGTAGAAAATCTTGCTGAAGTAAGTCGTTTTAATGTGGTTTCCGGTTTCTTGAATATTGTTATTTCGGATGAATATTATTTGAATTTCTTTAATGAAATTAAAGATGAGGCTAAATTTGGCTTTGTAACACCAAATCCTGACGACAAGGCGGTAATGGTAGAATATTCTTCGCCAAATACTAATAAACCGCTTCATTTAGGTCACGTTCGTAATAATCTTTTGGGTTATTCAGTTGCCGAAATCATTAAGGCTTCGGGCAAAAAAGTATACAAAACCCAAATCATTAATGACAGGGGAATTCATATTTGCAAATCGATGTTGGCTTGGCAGAAATTCGGTAACGGAGAAACTCCAGAATCGACTGGTCAAAAAGGCGATAAGTTAGTTGGGAATTATTATGTGGCTTTTGATAAAGCCTATAAAGAAGAAATTAACCAATTAATGAGCGAAGGAAAAACCGAAGAAGAAGCCAAAAAACAAGCGCCAATTATATTAGAAGCACAAGAAATGCTTTTGAAATGGGAGGCTGGCGATGAAAAGGTAAAGGCACTTTGGAAAATGATGAACCAATGGGTTTACGATGGTTTTGCTATTACTTATAAAAACTTGGGAGTTGACTTTGACTGCTATTATTATGAAAGTAATACCTATTTATTAGGGAAAGATGTAGTTCAAATTGGTCTGGAAAAAGGAGTTTTTGAAAAAGATCCTGACGGTTCGGTTTGGATTGATCTAACTGATGAAGGTTTAGATCGTAAGATTGTGCTTCGTTCAGATGGAACAGCGGTTTATATGACGCAGGATATTGGAACCGCAATTCAGCGAGTAAAAGATATTCCAGATGTAGGCGGGATGGTTTATACAGTGGGTAACGAACAGGATTATCATTTTAAAGTTTTGTTCCTAATCTTGAAAAAATTAGGTTTTGAATGGTCTGAAAACCTATTCCATTTATCCTACGGCATGGTTGATTTGCCTTCCGGAAAAATGAAAAGCCGTGAAGGAACGGTTGTTGATGCCGATGATTTGATGAAAGAAATGGCCGATACAGCTCAAAATATTGCCGAAGATTTAGGAAAACTGGAAAGTTATTCTGTTGAAGAAAAAGCAAAATTGTACAATACAATTGGTCTTGGCGCCTTGAAATATTATATTTTGAAGGTAGATCCTAAAAAACGCATCTTGTTTAATCCGGAAGAATCTGTTGATTTTGCTGGAAATACAGGGCCGTTTATTCAATATACTTATGCTAGAATCCAATCGATTATTCGTAAGGCTAATTTTGATTTTTCGGTAAAGTCTGAAATAGTGACACTTCACGAAAAAGAGAAAGAATTGGTAAAACAACTGGAGTTGTTTCCTGAGGTGATTCAAAATGCGGCACAACATCATAGCCCGGCTTTGCTGGCAAATTTTACCTATGATTTGGTTCGTGAGTACAATTCGTTCTATCAGGCTGTTCCTATTCTTGGGGAAGATGATTTAAATAAAAAAATATTCAGAGTCCAACTTTCTAAAAAAGTGGCTGATACAATTGCGGCTTCTTTTAGTTTGTTAGGTATTAATGTTCCTGAGCGAATGTAA
- a CDS encoding ABC transporter ATP-binding protein, with product MLQVQNISFGYTNKKVVHNINFTVEKGQNIAVIGESGCGKSTLLKLIYGLYDLDEGQIFWNETEILGPKFNLVPGMPFIKYLSQDFDLMPYITVAENVGKYLSNAFPEQKNDRIEELLEIVEMTEFANVKAKYLSGGQQQRVALARVLALEPEVLLLDEPFSHIDNFRKNALRRNLFAYLKSRGISCIVATHDSTDALSFADETIVLQNGIIVDKADSHSLYNNPINKYVASLFGEVNELKLSQLVPVDGEDEMVLLYPHQLKVVNNGLMKAVAKQSYFKGSHYLIKAVFDRKVIFFEHDKPLELNQEITLMIS from the coding sequence ATGCTTCAAGTTCAAAATATTTCTTTTGGTTATACCAATAAAAAAGTAGTTCATAATATTAATTTCACCGTAGAAAAAGGGCAGAATATAGCTGTAATTGGCGAAAGCGGATGCGGAAAAAGTACACTTTTGAAGCTGATTTATGGCTTGTATGATCTGGATGAAGGACAAATTTTTTGGAACGAAACCGAAATTTTGGGACCAAAATTTAATTTGGTTCCCGGAATGCCGTTTATCAAATACTTATCTCAGGATTTTGATTTGATGCCTTATATTACAGTGGCGGAGAATGTAGGTAAATATCTTTCGAATGCGTTTCCGGAACAGAAAAATGATCGAATTGAGGAATTGCTTGAGATTGTTGAAATGACTGAATTTGCAAATGTAAAAGCAAAATATTTAAGCGGTGGTCAGCAGCAAAGAGTGGCTTTGGCAAGAGTTTTAGCCTTAGAACCTGAAGTATTATTGCTGGATGAGCCTTTTAGTCATATTGATAATTTTAGGAAAAATGCGCTAAGGAGAAACTTGTTTGCCTATTTGAAATCCAGAGGAATTAGCTGTATAGTTGCTACGCATGACAGTACAGATGCACTTTCTTTTGCCGATGAAACCATTGTGTTGCAAAACGGAATTATTGTTGATAAAGCCGATTCTCATAGTTTGTACAATAATCCCATAAATAAATATGTGGCTTCCCTTTTTGGTGAAGTCAATGAGTTGAAACTATCACAGTTGGTTCCCGTTGATGGAGAGGACGAAATGGTTTTGCTCTATCCGCATCAGCTTAAGGTGGTAAACAATGGCTTAATGAAAGCAGTTGCAAAACAATCTTATTTTAAAGGAAGTCATTATTTGATTAAAGCGGTTTTTGATCGAAAGGTAATTTTCTTTGAGCACGACAAACCTTTGGAACTAAACCAAGAAATCACCTTGATGATATCCTAA
- a CDS encoding 3-oxoacyl-ACP synthase III family protein: MYHSKITGLGYYVPDNIVTNDDLSKIIDTNDEWIQERTGIQERRHIIRGEDTTTSMGVKAAKIAIERSGVAKEDIDFVVFATLSPDYYFPGPGVLVQRDLGLRTVGALDVRNQCSGFVYALSVADQYIKTGMYKNILVIGSEVQSTGLDMTTRGRGVSVIFGDGAGAAVLSREEDLSKGILSTHLHSEGQHAEELVVKAPGMGGRWVTDILADTDAEDESYFPYMNGQFVFKNAVVRFSEVINEGLQANNLQVSDIDMLIPHQANLRISQFIQNKFKLTDDQVFNNIQKYGNTTAASIPIALTEAWEQGKIKTGDTVVLAAFGSGFTWGSAIIKW; this comes from the coding sequence ATGTACCATTCTAAAATAACAGGATTGGGATATTATGTTCCTGATAACATAGTAACCAATGACGATTTGTCGAAAATTATAGACACTAATGATGAGTGGATTCAGGAAAGAACCGGAATTCAAGAAAGAAGGCACATTATAAGAGGAGAAGACACGACGACTTCGATGGGTGTTAAGGCTGCTAAAATTGCAATTGAGCGTTCGGGTGTGGCTAAAGAGGATATTGACTTTGTGGTTTTTGCAACCTTAAGTCCAGATTATTATTTCCCTGGACCGGGAGTTTTGGTGCAAAGAGATTTAGGATTGAGAACCGTAGGTGCATTGGATGTTAGAAATCAATGTTCCGGTTTTGTTTATGCTTTGTCTGTTGCAGATCAATACATCAAGACAGGAATGTACAAAAACATTTTAGTTATTGGATCTGAAGTGCAGTCAACAGGTTTGGATATGACTACGCGCGGAAGAGGGGTTTCAGTAATTTTTGGCGACGGGGCAGGAGCGGCAGTTTTGAGCAGAGAAGAAGATTTGTCCAAAGGTATTCTTTCGACTCATTTGCATTCAGAAGGGCAGCATGCCGAAGAATTAGTGGTAAAAGCTCCGGGAATGGGTGGAAGATGGGTTACTGATATTCTTGCCGATACGGATGCAGAGGATGAAAGTTATTTTCCATATATGAACGGGCAATTTGTGTTCAAGAATGCTGTAGTTCGTTTCAGCGAAGTAATAAATGAAGGTTTGCAGGCTAATAATTTGCAAGTTTCGGATATTGATATGTTGATACCGCATCAGGCTAATTTGAGAATTTCTCAATTTATTCAAAATAAATTCAAATTGACAGACGATCAGGTCTTCAATAATATTCAAAAATACGGAAATACTACAGCGGCTTCTATTCCTATTGCATTGACCGAAGCTTGGGAACAAGGAAAAATAAAAACTGGTGATACGGTAGTTTTGGCTGCTTTTGGGAGTGGTTTTACTTGGGGAAGTGCTATAATTAAATGGTAG
- a CDS encoding OmpA family protein: MKKISVVAIALVMVIGSMFTSCEALKNTNNTQRGAGIGAASGAVIGAILGNNLGKGGKGAMGAVLGGVVGGVAGGVIGNKMDKQARQIDEALPGAEVKRVGEGIQLVLNENAVRFDTNKSTLTAAAKANLNKLVPVFQEYADTDITIFGYTDSTGPADYNLKLSGERAASVRSYLVSKGISAARFHVTGMGIADPIASNETVEGRSQNRRVEFAITANDKMRQDAEKEAGK; this comes from the coding sequence ATGAAAAAGATTTCAGTAGTTGCAATAGCATTAGTAATGGTTATTGGATCAATGTTTACCAGTTGTGAAGCGTTGAAAAACACCAATAATACACAAAGAGGAGCCGGAATAGGTGCTGCCAGTGGTGCGGTAATAGGCGCTATTCTAGGGAATAATCTTGGGAAAGGCGGAAAAGGAGCCATGGGTGCTGTTCTAGGAGGCGTTGTTGGAGGTGTTGCCGGTGGCGTTATTGGTAACAAAATGGACAAACAAGCCAGACAAATTGATGAAGCGCTTCCGGGGGCTGAGGTAAAACGTGTAGGTGAGGGAATTCAATTGGTTTTAAATGAGAATGCAGTACGTTTTGATACTAACAAATCTACTTTGACTGCTGCTGCAAAAGCTAATTTGAATAAGTTAGTTCCTGTTTTTCAAGAATATGCTGATACTGATATTACGATATTTGGTTACACAGATAGTACAGGACCTGCTGATTATAATTTGAAACTTTCAGGTGAAAGAGCCGCTTCAGTAAGAAGTTATTTAGTAAGCAAAGGGATTTCTGCCGCTAGATTTCACGTAACTGGAATGGGAATTGCCGATCCAATTGCATCAAATGAAACCGTTGAAGGTAGAAGTCAAAATCGTCGTGTTGAGTTTGCTATTACTGCAAATGACAAAATGCGTCAGGACGCTGAAAAAGAAGCAGGAAAATAA
- a CDS encoding TonB-dependent receptor domain-containing protein, with protein MKLKSILICFFGTLLSMQAQTSAKPTLIASPGSISGKVVDKKSNQPLPYVNVIIKESNQFITGGITSDKGIFVIKNLELKNYTVEIQFMGYKTISRKASLTNDDKSVDIGSVALEEDAIELKGVDIVSEKSTIEQKIDRKIINVGKDLISAGATAGEIMNNIPSVSVDPQTNAISLRGNSNVRVLVDGKPSNIDPSQLLQQIPSASIKQIELITNPSAKYNPEGMSGIINIVLNKNSKIGFNGSINNGVTFGKTPKVNSSLDLNYRSGKFNFYGNYGFNHGKNTNHGFIRSEETNKENLQKFEFNNKNTSHLAKVGLDFYLNDNNTLSFYTNQSFFSGNGFGSTDVDYVNNTTNTDLLQLFNNKNKSNSQTYNFDYKLKFKKEGHNLELEVNYNKNNEPEDAYYADLNRNDLSLISSFTNDVETIGKNTIINLDYVNPLSETTKLELGLENRLETTNNNLFRNNSYNSDFSYDRKIYSAYATLGKQWKKWSFQAGARLEQYNVEALFKEVSKPDGPFEDKILSLYPSSFLSYNPSDKNSFNLSFSRRVDRPSIGQVNPIREWSTPTIDSKGNPDLVPQFTNSYELNYTRKTKIGSITSGVFYRRIEDEITRVIFTNPENPNKQVLSYDNFNNNNAYGIEVSSNLDFKKWWSANISLDAYKKKVKGTIENTPGNFEFVEVNATTFNARINNTFKATKDLRFQLFAMYRGEDLSLQFLREPMWKMDLGSSYNILKGKGTISARFSDIFNSMHFAFNGDRPYKSNGQFNWESQSVYVGFNYRFGSGKNKAIQRKQRDQNETQGSGGLL; from the coding sequence ATGAAACTTAAATCAATCTTAATCTGCTTTTTCGGAACCTTGCTTTCGATGCAGGCACAAACCTCAGCAAAACCAACTTTAATAGCAAGCCCAGGAAGTATTAGCGGAAAAGTGGTAGACAAGAAAAGCAACCAGCCTTTGCCTTATGTCAATGTCATTATTAAAGAATCAAACCAATTTATTACTGGCGGCATCACTTCTGACAAAGGAATTTTTGTCATCAAAAATCTGGAATTAAAAAATTACACTGTTGAAATACAGTTTATGGGATACAAAACCATTTCAAGAAAAGCTTCTTTAACCAATGACGACAAAAGCGTTGACATAGGTAGTGTCGCTCTGGAGGAAGACGCAATTGAACTAAAGGGCGTTGATATTGTCAGCGAGAAATCGACTATTGAACAAAAAATTGACCGAAAAATAATCAATGTAGGAAAGGATTTGATTTCTGCCGGAGCTACAGCTGGTGAAATCATGAATAATATTCCTTCGGTTAGCGTAGATCCGCAAACAAATGCGATCAGTTTGAGAGGAAATTCTAACGTACGTGTTTTAGTAGACGGAAAACCATCCAATATTGATCCTTCACAGTTATTGCAACAAATTCCATCGGCTTCGATCAAACAAATTGAGTTGATCACCAATCCATCGGCAAAATACAATCCCGAAGGAATGAGCGGAATCATCAATATCGTTTTGAACAAAAACAGTAAAATAGGATTCAACGGAAGCATTAACAATGGGGTAACCTTTGGAAAAACGCCAAAAGTAAATTCGTCTTTAGACCTCAATTACAGAAGCGGGAAATTTAATTTCTATGGAAATTATGGTTTTAATCATGGAAAAAATACCAACCACGGTTTTATAAGAAGCGAAGAAACGAACAAAGAAAATTTACAAAAATTTGAATTCAACAACAAAAATACTTCGCATCTGGCAAAAGTAGGATTGGATTTCTACCTGAATGACAACAATACTTTATCATTTTACACAAACCAAAGTTTCTTTTCGGGGAATGGTTTTGGAAGCACCGATGTAGATTATGTGAACAACACCACTAATACTGATTTACTGCAACTTTTTAATAATAAAAATAAAAGCAATTCTCAAACTTATAATTTTGACTATAAATTGAAGTTTAAAAAAGAAGGCCATAATCTGGAATTAGAAGTAAATTACAACAAAAACAATGAGCCCGAAGATGCTTATTATGCTGACTTGAACAGAAATGACCTTTCTTTAATAAGTTCATTTACTAATGATGTTGAAACAATTGGAAAAAACACCATCATCAATCTTGATTATGTGAACCCACTTTCAGAAACCACAAAACTAGAATTGGGATTGGAAAATAGACTGGAAACAACCAACAACAATTTATTTAGAAACAACAGCTACAATTCTGATTTTAGCTATGACCGTAAAATATATTCGGCCTATGCTACTTTGGGAAAACAATGGAAAAAATGGAGTTTTCAGGCTGGCGCCCGTTTAGAACAGTACAATGTAGAAGCTTTATTTAAAGAAGTTTCTAAACCTGACGGACCATTTGAGGATAAAATCCTAAGCCTTTATCCTTCTTCCTTTTTAAGCTATAATCCAAGTGATAAGAATTCCTTTAATTTAAGTTTTTCAAGAAGAGTAGACAGACCAAGTATTGGGCAAGTAAACCCAATCAGGGAATGGAGCACACCCACAATTGACTCTAAAGGAAATCCAGATCTTGTTCCTCAATTCACAAATTCGTATGAGTTGAATTACACCCGAAAAACAAAAATAGGTTCTATCACCTCAGGTGTTTTCTACAGAAGAATTGAAGACGAAATTACAAGAGTCATTTTTACAAATCCTGAAAACCCAAACAAACAGGTGTTGTCCTACGATAATTTCAACAACAACAATGCCTATGGAATTGAGGTATCCAGCAATTTAGATTTCAAAAAATGGTGGAGTGCCAATATCAGTTTAGACGCTTACAAGAAAAAAGTAAAAGGAACTATTGAGAATACACCTGGTAATTTTGAATTTGTGGAAGTCAATGCCACTACATTCAACGCCAGAATAAACAATACTTTTAAGGCTACAAAAGATTTGCGTTTTCAATTGTTTGCCATGTACAGAGGAGAAGATTTAAGCTTGCAATTCTTAAGAGAACCAATGTGGAAAATGGATTTAGGAAGCAGTTATAACATCCTAAAAGGAAAAGGAACCATCAGCGCGCGTTTCAGTGACATATTCAATTCGATGCACTTTGCCTTTAATGGAGACCGTCCTTACAAGTCAAATGGTCAATTCAATTGGGAAAGCCAATCTGTATATGTAGGATTCAATTATCGTTTTGGAAGCGGTAAAAACAAAGCAATCCAAAGAAAACAAAGAGATCAAAACGAAACCCAAGGAAGCGGTGGACTTTTATAA